One window of the Bombus pyrosoma isolate SC7728 linkage group LG5, ASM1482585v1, whole genome shotgun sequence genome contains the following:
- the LOC122567391 gene encoding uncharacterized protein LOC122567391 produces MSCFGGSDDQIYMVEILIHKLTLTKSKIKDIGEYPVTVKVSFLDFPTFEITRDDFYSVKPPPPTEDGILYFMIGRSCLFIKQPKHLVAELQSTAIKVGVFRLGDTYPIAETEITLPGCLCDQVAMAQNDPENLPKPFKVKGSFNLLDPGENPSGTLEMEMRMSCFGSSIMTHYELHPKFFAFRNKDQEREFCVRRLVPSSYQEGVAKNISEYPDRTTLDELKGKAKEQPSKKKKGKGKGKGAEGGGRAR; encoded by the coding sequence ATGTCCTGTTTCGGTGGTAGCGACGATCAAATCTACATGGTCGAAATCCTGATTCACAAGTTGACGTTGACAAAGAGTAAAATCAAAGACATCGGTGAATATCCGGTTACCGTGAAGGTCTCGTTCCTTGATTTCCCCACATTTGAGATTACGCGGGACGACTTTTACTCGGTGAAACCACCACCACCAACCGAGGATGGCATCTTATACTTCATGATAGGCAGAAGTTGTCTGTTTATCAAGCAACCGAAACACCTGGTAGCAGAATTACAATCAACTGCGATAAAAGTCGGTGTGTTTCGCCTTGGGGACACGTATCCCATTGCTGAAACCGAAATAACCTTACCTGGTTGTTTATGTGATCAAGTAGCGATGGCTCAAAACGATCCAGAAAATCTGCCAAAACCGTTCAAGGTAAAAGGTAGTTTCAATCTGCTGGATCCTGGCGAAAATCCCTCGGGAACATTGGAAATGGAAATGAGGATGTCGTGTTTCGGCAGCTCGATCATGACTCACTATGAACTACATCCTAAGTTCTTCGCCTTTAGGAATAAGGACCAGGAAAGAGAGTTCTGCGTTAGACGCTTAGTACCATCTAGTTATCAGGAAGGCGTTGCTAAGAATATTTCGGAGTATCCGGATAGAACGACTCTTGATGAACTGAAAGGAAAGGCAAAAGAACAACCatcaaaaaagaagaaaggaaaaggaaagggaaaaggCGCAGAGGGTGGAGGGCGAGCCAGATAA